From Alienimonas californiensis, a single genomic window includes:
- the gatC gene encoding Asp-tRNA(Asn)/Glu-tRNA(Gln) amidotransferase subunit GatC, which translates to MADPAANPQITRRDVARVAKLSRLALKPSELNAFTNQLRAILGYVHLLDEVPTGDVEPMAHAIDVRDVLREDVPTPMLPREAALANAPASDGECFLVPQILGGE; encoded by the coding sequence ATGGCCGATCCCGCCGCAAATCCGCAGATCACTCGGAGAGACGTCGCCCGGGTGGCGAAGCTCTCCCGGCTGGCGCTGAAGCCCAGCGAACTGAACGCCTTCACGAATCAGCTGCGGGCGATCCTGGGCTACGTGCACCTACTGGACGAGGTGCCCACGGGAGACGTCGAACCAATGGCCCACGCGATCGACGTGCGGGACGTGCTGCGGGAAGACGTGCCGACCCCGATGCTGCCGCGGGAGGCGGCCCTCGCCAACGCCCCGGCCAGCGACGGGGAATGCTTCCTGGTGCCCCAGATTCTCGGCGGGGAGTGA
- a CDS encoding glucuronate isomerase, with product MPNETAADRILSGLEAAPILDPHSHINPHSPTSENLADILGYHYYTELARSAGLAKEQIEPKAGRLDPKELVANLVPTLERLDNTVQLSWFTELAQTFFGWEGDRLTRDNWEALYDESARQMAEPGYTDRIIKQTNLEKVFLTNDFDDPLADFDTNFYVPCLRTDGLVFKLHTPEVRERLAKATGVEVGDVDSLRAAIRGLFENFTSKGARACAISLPPWFEPRMEPDDDHRLHALSLRIAFGDDDLRDRAIAASDDGGDGDFDDDAAWFGLVDDVEDYAAENLSHLVFRTLAEHCREFGLPFDLMIGVNRNVYPAGVHQGRDLYDSRCSLSQYADLFNAFPEVTFPVSVLAPTMNQELVSYAWIFPNVVTSGHWWYSNIPAHIAPDLRARLQAVPGDKQIGYYSDAYKLEFVLPKFAMYRRLLAKELAAEFCEGRGWSEERTVEFGLKVLRGNSERLFGG from the coding sequence GTGCCGAATGAAACTGCTGCCGATCGCATCCTCTCCGGGCTGGAGGCGGCGCCGATCTTGGATCCGCACTCCCACATCAACCCGCACTCGCCCACCAGCGAAAACCTCGCGGACATCCTCGGCTATCACTACTACACGGAACTGGCTCGCTCCGCCGGCCTCGCCAAGGAGCAGATTGAACCGAAGGCCGGTCGGCTCGATCCGAAAGAACTCGTCGCCAACCTCGTGCCGACGCTCGAACGGTTGGACAACACCGTCCAACTCAGCTGGTTCACCGAACTGGCCCAGACCTTCTTCGGTTGGGAGGGCGACCGCCTGACTCGCGACAACTGGGAGGCGCTGTACGACGAATCGGCCAGGCAGATGGCCGAGCCCGGCTACACGGACCGCATTATCAAGCAGACGAACCTCGAAAAGGTCTTCCTGACGAACGACTTCGACGACCCGCTCGCCGACTTCGACACGAACTTCTACGTGCCCTGCCTGCGGACGGACGGTCTCGTCTTCAAGCTGCACACGCCGGAAGTCCGCGAGCGGCTGGCGAAGGCGACGGGGGTCGAGGTGGGCGACGTCGACAGCCTGCGGGCGGCGATTCGCGGTCTATTCGAAAACTTCACTAGCAAGGGCGCCCGGGCCTGTGCGATCTCGCTCCCGCCGTGGTTCGAGCCCCGGATGGAGCCCGACGACGACCACCGGCTGCACGCCCTGTCGCTGCGGATCGCCTTCGGCGATGACGACCTGCGAGACCGGGCGATCGCGGCGTCGGACGACGGCGGCGACGGGGACTTCGATGACGACGCCGCCTGGTTCGGCCTCGTGGACGACGTGGAGGATTACGCGGCGGAGAACCTGTCGCACCTCGTCTTCCGCACCCTCGCCGAGCACTGCCGCGAGTTCGGGCTACCGTTCGATCTGATGATCGGCGTGAACCGAAACGTCTACCCGGCCGGCGTGCATCAGGGTCGGGACCTGTACGACAGCCGGTGCAGCCTTAGTCAGTACGCCGATCTGTTCAACGCCTTCCCGGAGGTGACGTTCCCCGTCAGCGTGCTGGCGCCGACGATGAATCAGGAACTGGTCAGCTACGCCTGGATCTTCCCGAACGTCGTCACCAGTGGGCATTGGTGGTACTCGAACATCCCCGCCCACATCGCCCCGGACCTGCGGGCCCGCTTGCAGGCGGTGCCGGGGGACAAGCAGATCGGGTACTACTCCGACGCCTACAAGCTGGAGTTCGTGCTGCCGAAGTTCGCCATGTACCGCCGCCTGTTGGCGAAGGAACTGGCGGCGGAGTTCTGTGAGGGCCGCGGCTGGAGCGAGGAGCGGACCGTAGAGTTCGGTCTGAAAGTCCTGCGAGGAAACTCCGAACGCCTCTTCGGCGGCTGA
- a CDS encoding SpoIIE family protein phosphatase, whose translation MPKLVLLQGETPDTRRISGERAVVGRLPEVDVQIDSNMVSRRHAILSRKGGDDGPWTLEDLDSGNGTFLNGKRITAPVDLNNGDRLKFGPVLARFEDDSPQRRSAPSLESDISFSLTEEGLESATVTGSASAGSGYGLLDVRPQQKLEAVISIARDLAAAAAADDVAGLLPQVLQTLFNIFPGADRGVILLRRGGDLSAGFYPAAQKQRQQGEDSSVKMSRTILRKVVEEKTGYLSADASSDSVFDASESISSLAIRSMMSVPMLSLDGDVTGVIHLDTQNPITQFKSEDLDLLQAVAGQAAMSYESHRLLVAALQKKKQDSEMQIAKQVQRTLLPDEMPQHDGYSFFASYDAAQAVGGDYYDAFTLPNGKIALAFGDVAGKGVPGALVMGRMSACVQSVLANVHDAGTAFSQINSHMCRNMAEGRFVTFVLVLLDPETGKIDVVNGGHMSPLFRSADGGFFEFDDETVGLPVGVVDGYPFETVSRTMQPGETALIITDGVDEAMNPSGDLFTKARVKQFLMNGPADAAELGRALLKEVRTHAAGREQNDDITIMTFGRNA comes from the coding sequence ATGCCCAAGCTCGTCCTGCTTCAAGGGGAGACCCCCGACACGCGCCGCATCAGCGGCGAGCGGGCCGTCGTGGGACGACTTCCGGAGGTCGACGTTCAGATCGACAGCAACATGGTCTCCCGCCGCCATGCGATCCTGTCGCGGAAGGGCGGCGACGACGGCCCGTGGACGCTGGAGGACCTGGACAGCGGCAACGGCACGTTTCTGAACGGCAAGCGGATCACGGCGCCGGTCGACCTGAATAACGGCGACCGGCTGAAGTTCGGCCCGGTCCTGGCCCGGTTCGAAGATGACTCGCCGCAGCGCCGGTCGGCACCCAGCCTCGAGTCCGATATCTCGTTCTCGCTGACTGAAGAGGGGCTGGAGAGCGCCACCGTTACCGGCAGCGCCTCGGCCGGCAGCGGGTACGGGCTGTTGGACGTCCGCCCGCAGCAGAAGCTCGAGGCGGTCATCAGTATCGCCCGGGACCTCGCCGCGGCCGCCGCGGCGGACGACGTCGCCGGCCTGCTCCCGCAGGTTCTCCAAACCCTGTTCAACATCTTTCCGGGGGCGGATCGCGGCGTGATCCTGCTCCGCCGGGGGGGCGACCTCAGCGCCGGGTTCTATCCCGCCGCCCAAAAGCAGCGGCAGCAGGGGGAAGACTCCTCCGTCAAAATGAGCCGCACGATCCTGCGGAAGGTCGTCGAGGAGAAGACCGGCTACCTCTCCGCCGACGCCAGCAGCGACAGCGTGTTCGACGCCAGCGAGAGCATCTCCAGCCTGGCGATCCGCTCGATGATGAGCGTGCCGATGCTTTCGCTGGACGGGGACGTCACCGGCGTGATCCACCTCGACACGCAGAACCCGATCACGCAGTTCAAATCCGAGGACCTCGACCTGCTGCAAGCCGTCGCCGGGCAGGCGGCGATGAGCTACGAGAGCCACCGCCTGCTGGTCGCCGCCCTGCAAAAGAAGAAGCAAGACAGCGAAATGCAGATCGCCAAGCAGGTGCAGCGCACCCTGCTCCCGGACGAGATGCCCCAGCACGACGGCTACAGCTTCTTCGCCAGCTACGACGCCGCTCAGGCCGTCGGCGGCGACTACTACGACGCGTTCACCCTGCCCAACGGAAAGATCGCTCTCGCCTTCGGGGACGTCGCCGGCAAGGGCGTGCCGGGCGCTCTCGTGATGGGCCGTATGAGCGCCTGCGTCCAGAGCGTGCTCGCCAACGTGCACGATGCGGGGACGGCGTTCTCCCAGATCAACTCCCACATGTGTCGGAACATGGCGGAGGGTCGGTTCGTCACCTTCGTGCTGGTGCTGCTCGACCCGGAGACCGGCAAGATTGACGTGGTCAACGGCGGCCATATGAGCCCCCTGTTCCGCAGCGCCGACGGCGGCTTTTTCGAGTTCGACGACGAGACCGTGGGCCTGCCGGTGGGGGTGGTCGACGGCTACCCGTTCGAGACCGTCTCCCGCACGATGCAGCCCGGAGAGACGGCGCTGATCATCACCGACGGGGTGGACGAGGCGATGAACCCCTCCGGCGACCTGTTCACCAAGGCACGGGTCAAACAGTTCTTGATGAACGGCCCCGCCGACGCCGCCGAGTTGGGGCGGGCGTTGCTGAAGGAGGTCCGCACCCACGCCGCCGGCCGCGAACAGAACGACGACATCACCATCATGACCTTCGGCCGCAACGCCTGA
- a CDS encoding S41 family peptidase, which yields MNATTPLRQYKGRTAPTARPKAKVGFTAGSLIELAALGLALLVPAVALGQERTVLDFGPDPSATARYDSNGGYSRGDQAPARSPYENYQTEPTSRTAPQPTPKPQPATADRLSYRYDDPKVVRFATGTGWTRLVNLYVESSQLIDARHREPNSYADRVAMALANLSEAVGNESFRQAHRMTADAGRVQSFRSRLAGMNARSVRDRPDALEVMRQTASLAQSELGLSADAVAAEFLFGAVESLDKFSGFLPSDTRTGYGVDATVIPAQYAAEQTAGALDTSVVGLGVELKEHERGVVIVKPLAGGPAANAGLQRGDVITKVDGQDLAGKGLNGAADLIVGREGTAVQLRVMRGERFGTFNLRRARVELKTVSVVQLMTAPDGSKVGYLKLDRFAATSQTELDAALWQLYQGGMKSLVMDLRGNPGGLLDQAISISDTFLPSGTIVSTRGRLAEDNMSATAKQTRTWKVPMAVIVDEGSASASEIFAAAIQDNRRGVIVGRNSYGKGTVQTHFPVRTVAGDLKLTTAMFYSPNDRQMADQGVAPDVRVSEDREILPLDRDADVVAAIKAATSQTAATMAQAPGSVR from the coding sequence ATGAACGCCACCACTCCCCTCCGCCAGTACAAGGGCCGCACGGCCCCGACCGCGCGGCCCAAAGCCAAGGTCGGATTCACCGCCGGCTCGCTGATCGAACTGGCCGCCCTCGGCCTGGCCCTGCTGGTCCCCGCCGTGGCCCTCGGCCAAGAACGGACCGTCCTCGACTTCGGCCCGGATCCGTCCGCCACCGCCCGCTACGACTCGAACGGCGGGTACAGCCGCGGCGATCAGGCCCCGGCCCGCAGCCCGTACGAAAACTACCAGACCGAGCCGACCAGCCGCACCGCTCCCCAGCCGACTCCGAAGCCGCAGCCGGCCACGGCGGATCGTCTCTCCTACCGTTATGACGACCCGAAGGTGGTGCGGTTCGCCACCGGCACCGGCTGGACCCGGCTGGTCAACCTGTACGTGGAAAGCAGCCAGCTGATCGACGCCCGTCACCGGGAGCCGAACAGCTACGCCGACCGCGTGGCGATGGCCCTGGCGAACCTGTCGGAAGCCGTCGGCAACGAATCGTTCCGTCAGGCCCACCGGATGACGGCGGACGCCGGCCGCGTGCAGAGCTTCCGCAGCCGTCTGGCCGGGATGAACGCCCGCTCGGTGCGGGACCGCCCCGACGCCCTGGAAGTGATGCGGCAGACGGCGAGCCTCGCCCAGAGCGAACTCGGCCTGAGCGCCGACGCGGTGGCGGCGGAGTTCCTGTTCGGCGCCGTGGAGTCCCTCGACAAGTTCAGCGGCTTCCTGCCCAGCGACACCCGCACCGGGTACGGCGTCGACGCCACGGTCATCCCGGCCCAGTACGCCGCGGAGCAGACGGCCGGCGCCCTGGACACCAGCGTCGTCGGGCTGGGTGTGGAGCTGAAGGAGCACGAACGCGGCGTGGTGATCGTCAAGCCGCTGGCCGGCGGCCCGGCCGCCAATGCCGGCTTGCAGCGTGGCGACGTGATCACGAAGGTGGACGGCCAGGATCTGGCCGGCAAGGGCCTGAACGGCGCCGCCGACTTGATCGTCGGCCGTGAGGGCACCGCGGTGCAGCTGCGGGTGATGCGGGGCGAACGCTTCGGCACCTTCAACCTGCGTCGGGCTCGGGTCGAACTGAAAACCGTGAGCGTCGTGCAGCTGATGACCGCCCCGGACGGCAGCAAGGTGGGCTACCTGAAGCTGGATCGCTTCGCCGCGACCAGCCAGACCGAACTGGACGCCGCCCTGTGGCAGCTCTACCAGGGCGGGATGAAGAGCCTGGTGATGGACCTCCGCGGTAACCCGGGCGGCCTGCTGGATCAGGCGATTTCGATCAGCGACACCTTCCTGCCGAGCGGCACCATCGTCAGCACCCGGGGCCGTCTGGCCGAGGACAACATGTCCGCTACGGCCAAGCAGACCCGGACCTGGAAAGTGCCGATGGCGGTGATCGTCGACGAGGGTTCGGCCAGCGCCAGCGAGATCTTCGCCGCCGCCATCCAGGACAACCGCCGTGGGGTGATCGTCGGTCGGAACAGCTACGGCAAGGGCACCGTGCAGACCCACTTCCCGGTCCGCACCGTCGCCGGCGACCTGAAGCTGACCACCGCGATGTTCTACAGCCCGAACGATCGCCAGATGGCCGACCAGGGCGTCGCCCCGGACGTCCGGGTCAGCGAAGACCGTGAGATCCTGCCCCTGGACCGCGACGCCGACGTGGTCGCCGCGATCAAAGCCGCCACCAGCCAGACCGCCGCCACGATGGCTCAGGCCCCCGGCTCGGTTCGCTAA
- the gatA gene encoding Asp-tRNA(Asn)/Glu-tRNA(Gln) amidotransferase subunit GatA, translated as MTTPVPPDPAHAYPTAADLSAAIRSGDRTAAETSAAAHARIRAVDGRIKAFLHTDADRSAALAADADRLIAGGSQSDLAGVPVAIKDNLCVEGEPCTCASRMLANFRPPYTATAVRRLLDAGAVPVGRTNLDEFAMGSSTENSGAGPTRNPWDPARAPGGSSGGSAAAVAAGMAPIALGSDTGGSIRQPAAFCGVVGLKPTYGRVSRYGLVAFASSLDQIGPFARTVRDAASVLQTIAGHDPLDSTSLSNPVPDYLTDLDEPLAGLRIGLVADHFDVGLDKDVSDAVKGAVELYRSLGAEVVDVTLPHNKYSVATYYLVAPSEASSNLARYDGVHYGHRAAKFDSLEEMYERSRGEGFGDEVKRRIMLGTYALSSGYYDAFYLKAMKVRRLIQQDYVAAFEKCDVIASPVTPTTAFAIGELADDPLAMYLSDVYTISANLAGIPAISLPCGFSRGLPIGLQLLGPALSEPNLLRTARMYEAATDWHTRVPPLQDQAGLFQTGQEQTKVTP; from the coding sequence GTGACGACGCCCGTGCCGCCCGATCCCGCTCACGCCTACCCGACCGCTGCGGACCTGTCCGCCGCCATCCGCTCCGGCGACCGCACCGCCGCGGAGACCTCCGCGGCCGCCCACGCCCGCATCCGGGCGGTGGACGGCCGGATCAAAGCGTTCCTGCACACGGACGCCGACCGCTCTGCCGCCTTGGCCGCGGACGCGGATCGCCTGATTGCCGGCGGCAGTCAATCCGACCTCGCCGGCGTGCCGGTCGCGATCAAGGACAACCTCTGCGTCGAGGGGGAGCCCTGCACCTGCGCCAGTCGGATGCTGGCGAACTTCCGGCCGCCCTACACGGCGACGGCCGTGCGGCGCCTGCTGGACGCCGGGGCGGTGCCGGTGGGGCGAACGAACCTCGACGAGTTCGCGATGGGCTCCAGCACGGAGAACTCCGGCGCCGGCCCCACTCGCAACCCCTGGGACCCGGCGCGGGCGCCCGGCGGGTCCAGCGGCGGCAGCGCCGCGGCGGTCGCCGCGGGGATGGCTCCCATCGCCCTGGGCAGCGACACCGGCGGCAGTATCCGGCAGCCGGCCGCGTTCTGCGGCGTCGTCGGGTTGAAGCCGACCTACGGCCGGGTGTCGCGGTACGGCCTCGTCGCCTTCGCCAGTTCCCTCGACCAGATCGGGCCGTTCGCCCGCACGGTGCGGGACGCCGCCAGCGTGCTGCAAACGATCGCCGGCCACGATCCGCTGGACAGCACCAGCCTGTCCAACCCCGTGCCGGACTACCTCACGGATCTGGACGAGCCGCTCGCCGGTCTGCGGATCGGTCTGGTGGCGGATCACTTCGACGTCGGCCTCGATAAAGACGTCTCCGACGCGGTGAAGGGGGCCGTCGAGTTGTACCGCTCCCTCGGTGCGGAGGTGGTGGACGTCACGCTGCCGCACAACAAGTACAGCGTGGCGACCTATTACCTCGTCGCCCCCTCGGAGGCCTCCAGCAATCTGGCCCGTTACGACGGCGTGCACTACGGCCACCGGGCGGCAAAGTTCGATTCGCTGGAGGAGATGTACGAACGCAGCCGCGGCGAGGGCTTCGGCGACGAGGTGAAGCGCCGGATCATGCTGGGCACCTACGCCCTCTCCAGCGGGTACTACGACGCCTTCTACCTGAAGGCGATGAAGGTCCGCCGCCTGATCCAGCAGGACTACGTCGCGGCCTTCGAGAAATGCGACGTGATCGCCTCGCCGGTCACGCCGACGACCGCCTTCGCGATCGGGGAACTCGCCGACGACCCGCTGGCGATGTACCTCTCGGACGTTTACACGATCAGCGCGAACCTCGCCGGCATCCCGGCGATTTCGCTGCCGTGCGGGTTCTCCCGCGGCCTGCCGATCGGGCTGCAACTGCTCGGGCCGGCGCTGTCGGAGCCGAACCTACTGCGGACCGCCCGCATGTACGAGGCCGCCACCGATTGGCACACGCGGGTCCCCCCGCTTCAGGATCAGGCCGGTTTGTTTCAAACGGGTCAGGAACAGACGAAGGTGACGCCGTGA
- a CDS encoding Uma2 family endonuclease: MVASTLLIADPRVSVPLLEDRKKSGLDRWDEVWDGKYVFMPLPGNQHQHLVNRIAFQLTRHLDEEGASEAVQPGANVSDRADDWTQNYRCPDVVVYLPENSAEDRGSHWHGGPDLAVEVLSEGDLALEKLPFYASVGVRELWLLDRAPWRLSRYRLSDGALVADGVAEPGGAAVRSVVLPLDWSLTAEEPPAVRLATAE; this comes from the coding sequence ATGGTCGCCTCTACGCTGCTGATCGCCGACCCGCGAGTTTCGGTCCCACTCCTCGAGGACCGCAAAAAAAGCGGTCTTGATCGCTGGGACGAGGTCTGGGACGGAAAGTACGTCTTCATGCCTCTGCCCGGAAATCAGCATCAACACCTCGTCAACCGGATTGCGTTCCAGTTGACCCGTCACCTCGATGAAGAAGGGGCCTCGGAGGCGGTCCAGCCCGGCGCCAACGTCTCCGACCGCGCCGACGACTGGACGCAGAATTACCGCTGCCCCGACGTGGTGGTCTACCTGCCGGAGAACTCGGCGGAGGACCGCGGCAGCCACTGGCACGGCGGGCCGGATCTGGCCGTCGAGGTGCTCTCGGAAGGGGACCTGGCCCTCGAAAAACTGCCGTTTTACGCCTCGGTGGGCGTGCGGGAACTTTGGCTGCTCGACCGCGCCCCGTGGCGACTCTCCCGCTACCGGCTGTCTGACGGGGCGCTGGTCGCCGACGGCGTGGCGGAGCCGGGCGGGGCGGCGGTCCGCAGCGTGGTGCTTCCGTTGGACTGGTCTTTGACGGCGGAGGAGCCGCCGGCGGTCCGTCTCGCGACGGCGGAATGA
- the ribA gene encoding GTP cyclohydrolase II, whose amino-acid sequence MSESATPDRRDSIEDALAALKAGRPVIVVDAHERENEGDFVAAASTITAETVDFMLRHGRGVLCAPITKDTADRLDLRPIVEESANTAPHRTPFLVQVDHIAAGTGVSPEARAATLREMANSHSVASDFVKPGHIFPLLAKPGGVLRRAGHTEAVTDLLALAGLPPVGCLIEIVSADGKGMARGEELQRLAAEHGLLVVSIEDLIRHRTSRERLVTREAEVPIPTRQYGTPRVIAYKVEHQTQEPVALVWGDLTDQPGEKPPLVRMHSSCFTGDLLDSLRCDCGDQLHLAMKRCHEAGRGAVVYLPQEGRGIGLTAKLKAYELQDAGADTVEANHKLGFKADQRDYMVGLQILKDLGLSRIRLLTNNPKKRESFVSSAMGLEVVEQVPIIAPPEPTREKYLATKREKMGHALP is encoded by the coding sequence ATGAGCGAGTCCGCCACCCCCGACCGCCGCGATTCCATCGAGGACGCCCTCGCGGCGCTGAAGGCCGGCCGGCCGGTGATCGTCGTGGACGCCCATGAGCGAGAGAACGAGGGCGATTTCGTCGCCGCCGCCTCCACGATCACCGCGGAGACCGTCGACTTCATGCTGCGGCACGGCCGCGGCGTGCTCTGCGCCCCGATCACGAAGGATACCGCGGACCGCCTCGATCTGCGGCCGATCGTGGAGGAATCCGCGAACACCGCCCCGCACCGCACGCCGTTTCTGGTGCAGGTGGACCACATCGCCGCCGGCACCGGCGTCTCGCCGGAGGCCCGGGCTGCAACGCTGCGGGAAATGGCGAATTCGCACAGCGTCGCCTCGGACTTCGTCAAACCCGGCCATATTTTCCCCCTGCTGGCCAAGCCCGGCGGCGTGCTGCGGCGGGCCGGACATACGGAGGCCGTCACCGACCTGCTGGCCCTCGCCGGCCTGCCGCCGGTCGGTTGCCTGATCGAAATCGTCTCCGCCGACGGCAAGGGAATGGCCCGGGGCGAGGAGTTGCAGCGCCTCGCCGCGGAGCACGGCCTCTTGGTCGTCAGCATCGAGGACCTGATCCGCCACCGCACCTCGCGGGAACGCCTCGTCACCCGGGAGGCCGAGGTCCCGATCCCCACCCGCCAGTACGGCACGCCGCGGGTGATCGCCTACAAGGTGGAGCACCAGACTCAGGAGCCAGTCGCGCTGGTCTGGGGCGACCTGACCGATCAGCCCGGCGAGAAGCCGCCGCTGGTGCGGATGCACTCGTCGTGTTTTACGGGAGATCTGCTCGATTCGCTCCGCTGCGACTGCGGGGACCAACTGCACCTCGCCATGAAACGCTGCCACGAGGCCGGCCGCGGGGCGGTGGTCTACCTCCCGCAGGAGGGCCGCGGCATCGGCCTGACCGCCAAGCTGAAGGCCTACGAACTCCAGGACGCCGGGGCGGACACCGTCGAGGCGAACCACAAACTCGGTTTCAAGGCCGACCAGCGGGACTACATGGTCGGCCTGCAGATCCTGAAGGACCTCGGCCTCTCCCGCATCCGCCTGCTGACCAACAACCCCAAGAAGCGGGAGTCGTTCGTCAGCTCAGCCATGGGGCTGGAGGTGGTCGAACAGGTCCCGATCATCGCCCCCCCGGAACCCACCCGCGAAAAGTACCTCGCCACGAAGCGCGAAAAGATGGGGCACGCGCTGCCGTAG
- the gatB gene encoding Asp-tRNA(Asn)/Glu-tRNA(Gln) amidotransferase subunit GatB yields the protein MSAGSHDERRATPVIGLEVHVQLATRTKLFSGCAADFAPEEPNTRTDPLVLGLPGSLPVLNAAAFRMAVKVGLALNCEIARFCKWDRKQYYYPDLPKGYQISQYDLPVCGEGWLDIDGDEGTKRIRITRAHLEEDAGKNMHAGGVSRIDLNRAGTPLVEIVSEPDMRSAAEARSYLERLKLLLTYLGVSDCNMQEGSLRCDVNVNFKVETPDGVKATPICEVKNLNSFRGVEAAIEFERTRQLDEFDRTGQTIKTAPKSTRGWDPDKQVTVAQRTKEEASDYRYFPDPDLVPVTLTEEAIEALRGELGEFPADRRVRIGEVWELSDYDAGVIIERGRPFADYFEEVAQMADDGKRAANWCTQDVLRDLSELNYEIDTFPIPAGTLGHLLKRVSAGELNTKAARDVYADLLARPRDQNGPETVDAIVDERGLIAVTGGAELEAAIDDALADPKNAVAVETVRDGKQQAVGPLMGQVLKKVSGADPKTVRAMLLERIGGTG from the coding sequence GTGAGCGCCGGGTCCCACGACGAGCGCCGGGCGACGCCCGTGATCGGGCTGGAGGTGCACGTCCAGCTCGCCACCCGCACCAAGCTGTTCAGCGGCTGCGCGGCGGACTTCGCCCCGGAAGAGCCCAACACCCGCACCGATCCGCTGGTGCTCGGTCTGCCCGGTTCGCTGCCCGTACTGAACGCCGCCGCGTTCCGTATGGCGGTGAAGGTCGGGCTGGCGCTGAACTGCGAGATTGCCCGCTTCTGTAAGTGGGACCGCAAGCAGTACTACTACCCGGACCTGCCGAAGGGCTACCAGATCAGCCAGTACGACCTGCCGGTCTGCGGCGAAGGCTGGCTGGACATCGACGGCGACGAGGGGACTAAGCGGATTCGCATCACCCGGGCGCACCTCGAAGAGGACGCGGGCAAGAATATGCACGCCGGCGGCGTCAGCCGCATCGACCTGAACCGGGCTGGCACCCCGCTGGTGGAGATCGTCTCCGAACCGGACATGCGCAGCGCCGCGGAGGCCCGGAGCTACCTCGAACGGCTCAAACTGCTGCTGACCTACCTCGGCGTTTCCGACTGCAACATGCAGGAGGGCAGCCTGCGCTGCGACGTGAACGTCAACTTCAAAGTCGAGACGCCCGACGGGGTGAAGGCGACGCCGATCTGCGAGGTGAAGAACCTCAACTCCTTCCGCGGCGTCGAGGCGGCGATCGAGTTCGAACGCACCCGCCAACTGGATGAATTCGACCGCACCGGGCAGACGATCAAGACGGCTCCCAAAAGCACCCGCGGTTGGGATCCGGACAAGCAAGTCACCGTTGCCCAACGGACGAAGGAAGAGGCCAGCGACTACCGCTACTTCCCGGACCCGGACCTCGTCCCCGTGACCCTCACCGAAGAGGCGATCGAGGCGCTGCGGGGCGAACTGGGCGAGTTCCCGGCCGACCGCCGCGTGCGGATCGGCGAGGTGTGGGAACTGAGCGACTACGACGCCGGCGTGATCATTGAACGCGGCAGGCCCTTCGCGGATTACTTCGAGGAGGTCGCCCAAATGGCAGACGACGGCAAGCGAGCCGCGAACTGGTGCACCCAGGACGTGCTACGCGACCTGTCGGAACTGAATTACGAGATCGACACGTTCCCGATTCCCGCCGGGACGCTCGGCCACCTGCTCAAACGGGTCTCCGCCGGGGAGCTGAACACGAAGGCCGCCCGAGACGTCTACGCAGATCTGCTGGCCCGGCCGCGGGACCAGAACGGGCCGGAGACGGTCGACGCGATCGTCGACGAGCGCGGCCTGATCGCCGTCACCGGCGGCGCCGAACTGGAAGCGGCCATCGACGACGCCCTCGCCGACCCGAAAAACGCGGTGGCCGTCGAGACGGTCCGCGACGGCAAACAGCAGGCGGTCGGCCCGCTGATGGGTCAGGTGCTCAAGAAGGTCAGTGGCGCCGACCCGAAGACCGTACGGGCGATGCTGCTCGAACGGATCGGCGGGACGGGTTAG
- a CDS encoding carbon storage regulator, whose translation MLVLTRKSDESIRVGNDIVIKVIRTGKGTVKLGIEAPGDVRILRGELVEAAADANSVNEDEDDDAFTFDEDEFALPMSVAYGGYVALPAVA comes from the coding sequence ATGCTCGTTCTCACCCGCAAGTCCGACGAATCCATCCGCGTCGGCAACGATATTGTCATCAAAGTGATTCGCACCGGCAAGGGCACCGTGAAGCTGGGCATCGAAGCCCCCGGCGACGTCCGCATCCTTCGCGGCGAGCTGGTCGAAGCCGCCGCCGACGCGAACAGCGTCAACGAGGACGAGGACGACGACGCGTTCACCTTCGACGAAGACGAGTTCGCCCTCCCGATGAGCGTCGCTTACGGCGGCTACGTCGCCCTGCCCGCCGTCGCCTGA